A genomic region of Oryza glaberrima chromosome 1, OglaRS2, whole genome shotgun sequence contains the following coding sequences:
- the LOC127773001 gene encoding uncharacterized protein LOC127773001 isoform X2: MPRSSRHRSSSHRSHRRGGSVERSESEGDEAGGGAGAREEAAAARVSRDPEPERRRSSSGKEVVSSGNGYAEHGRKRKDRVEEMVVDVVSDRWNSGVCEDHLVEKRSKGEVFGPVDVDKLPEKSRGSGDESKRSSRRMVSMDDRAEEVVSKSDSGKRRSDKDLGRRESSGQYRDDRDRERERDREKERDREKEKEWERQKERERERGRDRERDRDREKDRERERERDKERDRERDRERERERDRERERERQKDREREKKDYDSKHERYDDGGAKKNGSKASRGEEDGYSYKRDTEINASATKEKYNNTEKDLDRHSRRKDVSEDKDKWPAENRDGDDRKTLSRYDHSKVRSSKEQRFDDDKYKEKYKDDYERDKRQQDDKCLDERLTRDHESDRADYKSSKDGHRTSESHYRKDVIQEPDHYDDYGSRYKESRGRKRPPEENDDQYDLKPPSAREQRGSADKSSGSGRLDALVERMRSDHRHPENVDSSPNKVHPRSSPGPNTYHDKDQNWHGSKLTDHAKREIPYDERNIRPRTSSGRERTPASRLRDRDADNWPSERLKQKDDLQSRDMQLEISSSLQYDRTPRKDAHPSPKHLSERSPTEQRFSGRLSGGRSTDNKAERSGLTKYRDRDGDSVERSVHQDRTPAKAPYREPTPSSSSRGGHFSGTSPNHPLPPPPRHRSDDSSFLGLHDDDRRPQSGDRRFHQKRNDMSSGRGHGHAWNNPPSWPSPVANGFVPMQHGAPGFHPPVHQFSAPPMFNLRPQMKLNQPGVSYPMHESVDRFSTHMRPFGWPNPLDESCPPHLQVWNGGSGVFASEPYMYGRQEWDQNRQHSVSRGWETTGDALKGQNELHEREPSVTKKEPDCSATPVPETSTGQYNLNSRIEQKEMDQTLEKNGTKDDLKSSFRNTGGSGGAPLMTSMPSNSGTAIFSKSYLSKISVSRDLVESELYKRCISLLADFGIANTPEVVGTGLVQNNGSFGKINRKLGTPNLLGSHNLKNKSDIFQRALALHKNQTAKIVSPTHSILETDRKTYLPEDNHDDTEMTDHTVLKELLVDNSEPHHGADTMGKELPLRQELAGGIGVTSPASIEPGNVGAPPVIIEPDVGMEDVAPPKIVEPDEGMEDAAPPKIVEPDEGMEDAAPPKIVEPDQGMEEVASPTIKEPDEDIEVMPLGTAEPGKGMEEVAPGGISEPEKGPAAGLGDGVPEVTVELADSAQEKPPAMGELGDGMEVMPPPVTETSLGKEDSPAVPSSPEVQEIVSGMHAGIEKGMEGETDNLIDDNPGDGEVNASSLELDVASGADDCEALVESRVNLSRIPNSPESTH, translated from the exons ATGCCTCGGAGCTCGCGCCACAGGTCGTCGTCCCACCGGTCGCACAGGCGCGGCGGGTCGGTGGAGCGGTCGGAGTCCGAGGGCGatgaggcgggcggcggcgccggggcgcgggaggaggccgcggcggctagggtttcgcgaGATCCCGAGCCGGAGAGGCGCCGCTCGTCGTCGGGGAAGGAGGTGGTGAGCTCGGGGAACGGGTACGCGGAGcacgggaggaagaggaaggacaGGGTGGAGGAGATGGTCGTCGATGTGGTCAGTGACCGCTGGAACAGCGGCGTGTGCGAGGATCACTTGGTCGAGAAGAGGTCCAAGGGCGAGGTGTTTGGGCCTGTCGATGTGGACAAGCTACCTGAGAAGTCCAGGGGATCAGGGGATGAATCAAAGAGGTCGAGTAGGCGTATGGTGTCTATGGATGATAGGGCTGAGGAGGTTGTGTCCAAAAGTGATTCTGGGAAGCGCCGCTCCGACAAGGAtttggggaggagggagagtaGTGGGCAGTATAGGGATGACAGAgatagggagagggagagagatagggagaaggagagagatagggaaaaggagaaagaaTGGGAGAGACAGAAAGAGCGAGAAAGGGAAAGAGGCAGGGACAGAGAAAGGGATAGAGATCGGGAgaaggatagagagagagaacgggagCGGGACAAAGAACGGGATCGAGAACGTGACAGGGAGCGGGAGCGAGAGCGGGATAGGGAACGGGAGCGTGAGAGGCAAAAGGaccgagagagggagaagaaagaTTATGATTCCAAGCATGAGAGGTATGATGATGGCGGTGCTAAGAAGAATGGCTCCAAGGCAAgtaggggagaggaggatggTTACTCATACAAGAGAGATACAGAGATCAATG CATCTGCAACAAAAGAGAAGTACAATAACACCGAGAAGGACCTTGATAGACATAGCCGAAGAAAAGATGtttctgaagataaagataagtgGCCTGCTGAAAATAGAGATGGTGATGATAGAAAAACACTTTCCAGATATGATCATAGTAAAGTTAGGAGCTCTAAGGAGCAAAGGTTTGATGATGATAAATATAAAGAAAAGTACAAGGATGATTATGAAAGGGATAAAAGACAGCAAGATGACAAGTGTCTGGATGAGCGGTTGACCCGTGATCATGAAAGTGATAGAGCTGATTATAAGAGTTCTAAAGACGGACACAGAACTTCCGAGAGCCACTACAGAAAGGATGTAATTCAAGAACCAGATCATTATGATGATTATGGTAGTAGGTACAAGGAAAGTAGAGGGAGAAAAAGGCCTCCTGAGGAAAATGATGACCAATATGATTTGAAGCCTCCAAGTGCACGGGAGCAACGTGGCAGTGCTGATAAGTCTTCTGGGAGTGGGCGACTTGATGCCCTGGTTGAGAGAATGAGGTCTGACCATAGACATCCAGAAAATGTCGATTCTAGTCCGAATAAAGTCCATCCAAGAAGTTCACCTGGCCCAAATACTTATCATGACAAAGATCAAAATTG GCACGGATCTAAATTGACAGATCATGCTAAGAGAGAAATACCATATGACGAGAGAAATATTCGACCAAGGACTTCTTCTGGGAGAGAACGGACACCTGCTTCTAGACTGCGTGATAGGGATGCAGACAACTGGCCTTCAGAAAGGCTGAAACAAAAGGATGATCTCCAGTCACGTGACATGCAATTGGAAATTTCGTCATCATTACAATATGATCGCACACCTAGGAAGGATGCACATCCTTCTCCAAAGCACTTATCTGAAAGATCTCCAACTGAACAAAGGTTTTCAGGAAGGCTCAGTGGTGGACGTAGTACTGATAATAAAGCAGAAAGAAGTGGCCTGACCAAATATAGAGATAGAGATGGTGATTCTGTAGAACGGTCAGTTCATCAGGACCGAACACCAGCTAAAGCTCCATACAGAGAACCAACACCTTCTAGTTCGTCCAGAGGTGGCCATTTTTCAGGCACTTCACCAAATCATCCACTGCCACCACCTCCAAGGCACAGAAGTGATGATTCTTCATTTCTGGGTTTGCATGATGATGATCGTAGGCCTCAAAGTGGAGACAGGAGGTTCCATCAGAAGAGGAATGATATGAGTTCTGGACGTGGGCATGGACATGCCTGGAACAATCCACCGAGCTGGCCTTCTCCAGTTGCAAATGGTTTTGTTCCCATGCAACATGGTGCGCCTGGATTTCACCCCCCTGTTCATCAGTTTTCTGCCCCACCAATGTTTAATCTCAGACCCCAAATGAAGTTGAACCAACCTGGAGTTTCATATCCTATGCATGAGTCAGTTGACAGGTTCTCGACCCACATGCGCCCATTTGGGTGGCCCAATCCTCTAGATGAATCATGCCCCCCTCACCTGCAAGTTTGGAATGGAGGCAGTGGCGTATTCGCCAGCGAACCCTATATGTATGGCAGGCAAGAGTGGGATCAGAACAGGCAACATAGTGTCAGCAGAGGGTGGGAGACAACTGGCGATGCATTGAAAGGACAAAATGAATTGCATGAGCGTGAACCTTCTGTTACTAAAAAGGAGCCTGATTGTTCAGCAACACCTGTTCCCGAGACTTCTACTGGGCAATACAATCTTAATTCTCGTATTGAACAGAAGGAGATGGATCAGACATTAGAGAAAAATGGAACGAAGGATGATCTGAAAAGCTCTTTTAGAAATACTGGAGGTTCTGGTGGGGCACCACTCATGACTTCTATGCCATCAAACAGTGGTACTGCAATTTTTTCTAAAAGTTATCTGTCCAAAATTAGTGTGTCACGGGATCTTGTTGAGTCGGAGCTGTACAAAAGGTGCATATCCTTGCTGGCAGACTTTGGTATTGCAAATACTCCTGAGGTTGTTGGGACTGGACTTGTGCAG AACAATGGAAGCTTTGGGAAGATAAATAGAAAACTTGGAACCCCCAATCTGTTGGGTTCACATAACCTTAAAAACAAGAGTGATATCTTTCAG AGAGCTTTGGCCCTTCACAAGAATCAGACAGCAAAGATTGTTTCTCCTACCCACTCGATTCTCGAGACTGACAGGAAGACATACTTACCAGAAGATAATCATGATGACACAGAAATGACTGACCATACTGTGCTGAAGGAATTGCTTGTCGATAACTCTGAACCACATCATGGTGCTGATACCATGGGGAAAGAGTTACCATTGAGACAGGAGCTAGCTGGTGGCATTGGCGTGACATCTCCAGCAAGTATAGAACCTGGTAATGTGGGGGCACCTCCAGTAATTATTGAACCTGATGTAGGCATGGAGGATGTGGCACCTCCAAAAATCGTAGAACCTGATGAAGGCATGGAGGATGCGGCACCTCCAAAAATTGTAGAACCTGATGAAGGCATGGAGGATGCGGCACCTCCAAAAATTGTAGAACCCGATCAAGGCATGGAGGAGGTGGCATCTCCAACAATCAAAGAACCTGATGAAGACATTGAGGTGATGCCTTTAGGAACTGCAGAACCTGGCAAAGGCATGGAGGAGGTGGCACCTGGAGGAATTTCAGAACCTGAGAAAG GGCCTGCTGCCGGCCTTGGGGATGGTGTGCCAGAAGTTACTGTTGAACTAGCTGATAGCGCGCAGGAGAAACCTCCAGCCATGGGAGAATTGGGTGATGGCATGGAGGTTATGCCACCACCAGTCACAGAAACTAGCCTAGGCAAGGAGGATTCTCCTGCTGTTCCTAGTTCTCCTGAAGTTCAAGAGATCGTCTCCGGCATGCATGCAGGCATTGAGAAAGGTATGGAAGGAGAGACTGATAATTTAATTGATGATAACCCTGGGGATGGTGAGGTGAACGCATCTAGCCTTGAGCTGGATGTTGCAAGTGGCGCTGATGATTGTGAAGCCTTGGTGGAGAGTAGGGTAAATTTAAGTCGGATACCTAATTCCCCAGAAAGTACACATTGA
- the LOC127773001 gene encoding uncharacterized protein LOC127773001 isoform X1, whose amino-acid sequence MPRSSRHRSSSHRSHRRGGSVERSESEGDEAGGGAGAREEAAAARVSRDPEPERRRSSSGKEVVSSGNGYAEHGRKRKDRVEEMVVDVVSDRWNSGVCEDHLVEKRSKGEVFGPVDVDKLPEKSRGSGDESKRSSRRMVSMDDRAEEVVSKSDSGKRRSDKDLGRRESSGQYRDDRDRERERDREKERDREKEKEWERQKERERERGRDRERDRDREKDRERERERDKERDRERDRERERERDRERERERQKDREREKKDYDSKHERYDDGGAKKNGSKASRGEEDGYSYKRDTEINASATKEKYNNTEKDLDRHSRRKDVSEDKDKWPAENRDGDDRKTLSRYDHSKVRSSKEQRFDDDKYKEKYKDDYERDKRQQDDKCLDERLTRDHESDRADYKSSKDGHRTSESHYRKDVIQEPDHYDDYGSRYKESRGRKRPPEENDDQYDLKPPSAREQRGSADKSSGSGRLDALVERMRSDHRHPENVDSSPNKVHPRSSPGPNTYHDKDQNWHGSKLTDHAKREIPYDERNIRPRTSSGRERTPASRLRDRDADNWPSERLKQKDDLQSRDMQLEISSSLQYDRTPRKDAHPSPKHLSERSPTEQRFSGRLSGGRSTDNKAERSGLTKYRDRDGDSVERSVHQDRTPAKAPYREPTPSSSSRGGHFSGTSPNHPLPPPPRHRSDDSSFLGLHDDDRRPQSGDRRFHQKRNDMSSGRGHGHAWNNPPSWPSPVANGFVPMQHGAPGFHPPVHQFSAPPMFNLRPQMKLNQPGVSYPMHESVDRFSTHMRPFGWPNPLDESCPPHLQVWNGGSGVFASEPYMYGRQEWDQNRQHSVSRGWETTGDALKGQNELHEREPSVTKKEPDCSATPVPETSTGQYNLNSRIEQKEMDQTLEKNGTKDDLKSSFRNTGGSGGAPLMTSMPSNSGTAIFSKSYLSKISVSRDLVESELYKRCISLLADFGIANTPEVVGTGLVQNNGSFGKINRKLGTPNLLGSHNLKNKSDIFQRALALHKNQTAKIVSPTHSILETDRKTYLPEDNHDDTEMTDHTVLKELLVDNSEPHHGADTMGKELPLRQELAGGIGVTSPASIEPGNVGAPPVIIEPDVGMEDVAPPKIVEPDEGMEDAAPPKIVEPDEGMEDAAPPKIVEPDQGMEEVASPTIKEPDEDIEVMPLGTAEPGKGMEEVAPGGISEPEKGMENLVPPGIAEPVKDGMDDVAAPSAGPAAGLGDGVPEVTVELADSAQEKPPAMGELGDGMEVMPPPVTETSLGKEDSPAVPSSPEVQEIVSGMHAGIEKGMEGETDNLIDDNPGDGEVNASSLELDVASGADDCEALVESRVNLSRIPNSPESTH is encoded by the exons ATGCCTCGGAGCTCGCGCCACAGGTCGTCGTCCCACCGGTCGCACAGGCGCGGCGGGTCGGTGGAGCGGTCGGAGTCCGAGGGCGatgaggcgggcggcggcgccggggcgcgggaggaggccgcggcggctagggtttcgcgaGATCCCGAGCCGGAGAGGCGCCGCTCGTCGTCGGGGAAGGAGGTGGTGAGCTCGGGGAACGGGTACGCGGAGcacgggaggaagaggaaggacaGGGTGGAGGAGATGGTCGTCGATGTGGTCAGTGACCGCTGGAACAGCGGCGTGTGCGAGGATCACTTGGTCGAGAAGAGGTCCAAGGGCGAGGTGTTTGGGCCTGTCGATGTGGACAAGCTACCTGAGAAGTCCAGGGGATCAGGGGATGAATCAAAGAGGTCGAGTAGGCGTATGGTGTCTATGGATGATAGGGCTGAGGAGGTTGTGTCCAAAAGTGATTCTGGGAAGCGCCGCTCCGACAAGGAtttggggaggagggagagtaGTGGGCAGTATAGGGATGACAGAgatagggagagggagagagatagggagaaggagagagatagggaaaaggagaaagaaTGGGAGAGACAGAAAGAGCGAGAAAGGGAAAGAGGCAGGGACAGAGAAAGGGATAGAGATCGGGAgaaggatagagagagagaacgggagCGGGACAAAGAACGGGATCGAGAACGTGACAGGGAGCGGGAGCGAGAGCGGGATAGGGAACGGGAGCGTGAGAGGCAAAAGGaccgagagagggagaagaaagaTTATGATTCCAAGCATGAGAGGTATGATGATGGCGGTGCTAAGAAGAATGGCTCCAAGGCAAgtaggggagaggaggatggTTACTCATACAAGAGAGATACAGAGATCAATG CATCTGCAACAAAAGAGAAGTACAATAACACCGAGAAGGACCTTGATAGACATAGCCGAAGAAAAGATGtttctgaagataaagataagtgGCCTGCTGAAAATAGAGATGGTGATGATAGAAAAACACTTTCCAGATATGATCATAGTAAAGTTAGGAGCTCTAAGGAGCAAAGGTTTGATGATGATAAATATAAAGAAAAGTACAAGGATGATTATGAAAGGGATAAAAGACAGCAAGATGACAAGTGTCTGGATGAGCGGTTGACCCGTGATCATGAAAGTGATAGAGCTGATTATAAGAGTTCTAAAGACGGACACAGAACTTCCGAGAGCCACTACAGAAAGGATGTAATTCAAGAACCAGATCATTATGATGATTATGGTAGTAGGTACAAGGAAAGTAGAGGGAGAAAAAGGCCTCCTGAGGAAAATGATGACCAATATGATTTGAAGCCTCCAAGTGCACGGGAGCAACGTGGCAGTGCTGATAAGTCTTCTGGGAGTGGGCGACTTGATGCCCTGGTTGAGAGAATGAGGTCTGACCATAGACATCCAGAAAATGTCGATTCTAGTCCGAATAAAGTCCATCCAAGAAGTTCACCTGGCCCAAATACTTATCATGACAAAGATCAAAATTG GCACGGATCTAAATTGACAGATCATGCTAAGAGAGAAATACCATATGACGAGAGAAATATTCGACCAAGGACTTCTTCTGGGAGAGAACGGACACCTGCTTCTAGACTGCGTGATAGGGATGCAGACAACTGGCCTTCAGAAAGGCTGAAACAAAAGGATGATCTCCAGTCACGTGACATGCAATTGGAAATTTCGTCATCATTACAATATGATCGCACACCTAGGAAGGATGCACATCCTTCTCCAAAGCACTTATCTGAAAGATCTCCAACTGAACAAAGGTTTTCAGGAAGGCTCAGTGGTGGACGTAGTACTGATAATAAAGCAGAAAGAAGTGGCCTGACCAAATATAGAGATAGAGATGGTGATTCTGTAGAACGGTCAGTTCATCAGGACCGAACACCAGCTAAAGCTCCATACAGAGAACCAACACCTTCTAGTTCGTCCAGAGGTGGCCATTTTTCAGGCACTTCACCAAATCATCCACTGCCACCACCTCCAAGGCACAGAAGTGATGATTCTTCATTTCTGGGTTTGCATGATGATGATCGTAGGCCTCAAAGTGGAGACAGGAGGTTCCATCAGAAGAGGAATGATATGAGTTCTGGACGTGGGCATGGACATGCCTGGAACAATCCACCGAGCTGGCCTTCTCCAGTTGCAAATGGTTTTGTTCCCATGCAACATGGTGCGCCTGGATTTCACCCCCCTGTTCATCAGTTTTCTGCCCCACCAATGTTTAATCTCAGACCCCAAATGAAGTTGAACCAACCTGGAGTTTCATATCCTATGCATGAGTCAGTTGACAGGTTCTCGACCCACATGCGCCCATTTGGGTGGCCCAATCCTCTAGATGAATCATGCCCCCCTCACCTGCAAGTTTGGAATGGAGGCAGTGGCGTATTCGCCAGCGAACCCTATATGTATGGCAGGCAAGAGTGGGATCAGAACAGGCAACATAGTGTCAGCAGAGGGTGGGAGACAACTGGCGATGCATTGAAAGGACAAAATGAATTGCATGAGCGTGAACCTTCTGTTACTAAAAAGGAGCCTGATTGTTCAGCAACACCTGTTCCCGAGACTTCTACTGGGCAATACAATCTTAATTCTCGTATTGAACAGAAGGAGATGGATCAGACATTAGAGAAAAATGGAACGAAGGATGATCTGAAAAGCTCTTTTAGAAATACTGGAGGTTCTGGTGGGGCACCACTCATGACTTCTATGCCATCAAACAGTGGTACTGCAATTTTTTCTAAAAGTTATCTGTCCAAAATTAGTGTGTCACGGGATCTTGTTGAGTCGGAGCTGTACAAAAGGTGCATATCCTTGCTGGCAGACTTTGGTATTGCAAATACTCCTGAGGTTGTTGGGACTGGACTTGTGCAG AACAATGGAAGCTTTGGGAAGATAAATAGAAAACTTGGAACCCCCAATCTGTTGGGTTCACATAACCTTAAAAACAAGAGTGATATCTTTCAG AGAGCTTTGGCCCTTCACAAGAATCAGACAGCAAAGATTGTTTCTCCTACCCACTCGATTCTCGAGACTGACAGGAAGACATACTTACCAGAAGATAATCATGATGACACAGAAATGACTGACCATACTGTGCTGAAGGAATTGCTTGTCGATAACTCTGAACCACATCATGGTGCTGATACCATGGGGAAAGAGTTACCATTGAGACAGGAGCTAGCTGGTGGCATTGGCGTGACATCTCCAGCAAGTATAGAACCTGGTAATGTGGGGGCACCTCCAGTAATTATTGAACCTGATGTAGGCATGGAGGATGTGGCACCTCCAAAAATCGTAGAACCTGATGAAGGCATGGAGGATGCGGCACCTCCAAAAATTGTAGAACCTGATGAAGGCATGGAGGATGCGGCACCTCCAAAAATTGTAGAACCCGATCAAGGCATGGAGGAGGTGGCATCTCCAACAATCAAAGAACCTGATGAAGACATTGAGGTGATGCCTTTAGGAACTGCAGAACCTGGCAAAGGCATGGAGGAGGTGGCACCTGGAGGAATTTCAGAACCTGAGAAAGGTATGGAGAATTTGGTGCCTCCAGGAATTGCAGAACCTGTCAAAGATGGCATGGATGATGTGGCTGCTCCATCTGCAGGGCCTGCTGCCGGCCTTGGGGATGGTGTGCCAGAAGTTACTGTTGAACTAGCTGATAGCGCGCAGGAGAAACCTCCAGCCATGGGAGAATTGGGTGATGGCATGGAGGTTATGCCACCACCAGTCACAGAAACTAGCCTAGGCAAGGAGGATTCTCCTGCTGTTCCTAGTTCTCCTGAAGTTCAAGAGATCGTCTCCGGCATGCATGCAGGCATTGAGAAAGGTATGGAAGGAGAGACTGATAATTTAATTGATGATAACCCTGGGGATGGTGAGGTGAACGCATCTAGCCTTGAGCTGGATGTTGCAAGTGGCGCTGATGATTGTGAAGCCTTGGTGGAGAGTAGGGTAAATTTAAGTCGGATACCTAATTCCCCAGAAAGTACACATTGA
- the LOC127760858 gene encoding probable plastid-lipid-associated protein 14, chloroplastic produces MPVVAAAAAAVAARPTGAGPARPLRGGVSARPCRRRGFRAEASSSASTPAPVAADEGAGAGPCPVVRFEMGDFDVADRVSVGLHGRSDEMIFEATVRDPSSELYGSTVVLRQLMSFQAKRRGRRALEVLKKLARRQMMYHSYAMQVHGYVTPGNDVEQDDGSFILVHGYHGSYSLRHWLQLSDWLPTLEATLALDEEQVRRVGDDSVGGPAVTRQLRLIRILMRDLLIGVNYLHSHGLAHTELRLENVHVSPIDKHVKVGILGNAVDFHDNDPRNSTLASNDERRKMMIAFDMRCVGFIMAKMVLRELMDSSTFLKFKSFLTKGDDPACLREFLLPILCRNSPSGNIGLQMLDRQWGAGWNLLALLLATKPDKRISCVDALRHPFLCGPKWRINPSVDVIRWGLGSTAVRMAEDYIYGQHQRRRLAYFVELMEVLNPNPRTENWLNILPGHWRLLYCTGRHIGLTLRQPSPRILITDVFLTFAQTSDSIDPVFSLTSDIGFKIMAESDWPHDKSGSEGTLSVTSSARIATGRIYIHEQDGDDSRVASSRSSRRYLRGKWRKVSKMKELPASLPTVNITMDELDVSMSCSSTLNVSSAQKVLQEIRTQTPPEMFDLSKIVCGTYVDARLMILRGVNGSALFFTRSNSRADS; encoded by the exons ATGCCTgtcgtcgcggccgccgccgccgccgtcgccgcccgaccGACCGGGGCTGGCCCCGCGCGCCCCTTGCGCGGCGGCGTGTCCGCGCGCccgtgccggcggcgggggtTCCGGGCggaggcgagctcgtcggcgtcaaCGCccgcgccggtggcggcggatgaggGGGCAGGAGCGGGGCCGTGCCCCGTCGTCAGGTTCGAGATGGGCGACTTCGACGTCGCTGACCGCGTCAGCGTCGGGCTCCACGGGCGG TCGGACGAGATGATCTTCGAGGCCACGGTGCGCGATCCGAGCAG TGAGCTGTACGGTTCGACGGTGGTGCTGCGGCAGCTGATGAGCTTTCAGGCGAAGCGCAGGGGCCGGCGCGCGCTGGAG GTGCTGAAGAAGCTGGCTCGCCGACAGATGATGTACCACTCTTACGCGATGCAGGTCCATGGATATGTTACTCCAGGCAATGACGTGGAGCAGGACGATGGATCCTTCATCCTGGTGCACGGG TACCATGGGAGTTACTCTTTGCGCCACTGGTTGCAACTCTCTGATTGGCTTCCAACCTTAGAAGCAACATTAGCGTTGGATGAGGAACAAGTTAGGAGGGTAGGTGATGATTCAGTAGGAGGACCTGCTGTAACCCGGCAGCTACGTCTAATCAGGATATTGATGAGAGACCTTCTGATTGGT GTGAATTATCTGCATAGCCATGGGCTAGCACATACTGAGCTTAGATTGGAGAATGTTCATGTAAGCCCAATAGACAAACATGTTAAA GTTGGTATTCTTGGGAATGCTGTTGATTTTCATGACAATGATCCTAGAAATAGCACATTAGCAAGTAATGATGAAAGGAGAAAAATGATGATTGCATTTGACATGAG ATGTGTTGGCTTTATCATGGCAAAGATGGTTCTGAGAGAGCTAATGGATTCTTCTACTTTCCTAAAATTCAAGTCATTCTTGACAAAG GGAGATGACCCAGCATGTCTGCGTGAGTTCCTTTTACCTATTCTGTGCCGAAATTCTCCATCCGGGAATATTGGTCTGCAG aTGCTTGATCGACAATGGGGTGCTGGTTGGAATCTTTTGGCGTTATTGCTGGCAACAAAACCTGACAAAAGGATAAG TTGTGTGGATGCATTGAGGCACCCCTTCCTTTGTGGACCTAAATGGCGCATAAATCCATCAGTTGATGTCATACGGTGGGGCTTGGGTTCTACTGCTGTCCGCATGGCTGAAGATTATATTTATGGACAGCATCAG CGTAGACGATTAGCATATTTTGTTGAATTGATGGAGGTGCTAAACCCTAATCCAAGAACAGAG AACTGGCTTAACATCCTACCTGGTCACTGGCGTCTCTTATACTGTACTGGAAGGCACATCGGTCTAACACTTCGTCAGCCTTCTCCGAGAATCCTCATCACTGATGTGTTTCTCACATTTGCACAAACTTCAGACTCCATTGATCCTGTGTTCTCTCTGACCTCAGACATTGGTTTCAAAATTATGGCAGAATCTGATTGGCCTCATGACAAATCTGGTAGCGAAGGAACATTATCTGTTACCTCATCTGCGAGGATAGCAACTGGAAGAATTTATATTCACGAACAGGATGGTGATGATAGTAGGGTTGCATCTTCAAGATCTTCTAGGAGATACCTTCGTGGTAAGtggagaaaagtttcaaaaatgAAAGAGCTGCCTGCTAGCCTCCCCACAGTAAACATTACCATGGATGAACTCGATGTATCAATGAGCTGCAGCTCGACTTTAAATGTCAGTTCTGCGCAGAAGGTGCTGCAAGAGATCCGCACTCAGACCCCGCCAGAAATGTTTGATTTATCAAAAATTGTTTGTGGGACATACGTTGATGCAAGGTTGATGATTCTTCGTGGTGTTAACGGGTCCGCGTTATTTTTCACCAGATCAAATTCTAGAGCTGATTCCTGA